TCCATTTATTTatcttctgtttttgtttttcctgttgTAGTAGAAGGGGTGACGAAGCCCTCTGTTGCAGTGACAGAAGTGCCAGTCAGTGAACCAGATGCTGGTGAGATGCATTCTGAAGATAAACTTGAACCACCTTGTAGAACATGAATTAATGTGCAACCAGTGAAGACAAACAATAACAGCAAGGTTGGAGAGATTAAGACTTAAGGTcatctcaataaaaaaaaaactacctaGATTTTGAAATTGTACTACTAATCTTAGTTTACTCTtttcattcttttatttttctcactGTTTCAGAAATGGCATTGAACAACATGTTCAACAGTATTCATATAGGGATCAGTGAGAGATTCCTCACCACAGGGAAAAGTACACTTCTAAGTAAGACCCTTTCTGCTCTCTTCTGACATTTAATAGAAATTAATTTGGTGATGAACTGGGCTAAATCAGAACAGTTACTGTGACCTGTTAACCTCTGGGagttacaacaacaaaaatagctTAAGCTTGTTTCTGCTTgttctatatatattttacagtattgGGCAGCACATTTCTGGTGGTTCTGCTAGCAGTGTGGTACAGCCCAGTATCTCCTCCTGAGGACAAAGTATTAAACCGAACTGAGATCTTCCTTCGAGAGATGGAGAAGGTGAAAGAAAAGTTCCCAGGCCAGCGCTCTGAGCTGTGGAGGAGGACCCGAATCCACCTGGAGAGGCACCTCCAGACAGCCCAGCCCACAGAACCGGTCAGTCTGATGTTGACAGCGGGCCGCAGGGGGGAGAGGACGCTGCACTGTCTGGCCAATCGCCTGGGCTTCGCCTTCGCCTCCGCCCTCAACGCTTCTGTCCTCCACATTAACGGAACCAGCAAAGCCGGCCAGGACAGCGACCTGGTGAAGCTAGACATCGACGGCCAGCTACGGGAAGCCTTCGAGGGGGACCAGCTCGTTGCAGTCATCCATCACTTCGAAGTCCTGCCCCCTAGCTCTACGATCATATTCTACCGCTACTGTGACCACGAGAACTCTGCCTACAAGGAGGTTTTGATTATTTTCACGGTCATGCTGGCAGGTGAGGAGGACCTCTCAGCCAGCCTGAAATTGAGTGCCGTTGAAGAGATGGTGGATGACCACCTCCAGGACGTGTTTGTCTCCTCTGGCCAACCAGCCGCTTATGACATGATGGACCGGGACAAGTATAGTGGATTGTGGAGTCGCATTTCCCACCTTGTCCTGCCGGTGGCAGCAGAGAAAAGTATAGAGAAGGGAGTTTGTGTGTAAAACTCTGTTTTGGCCATACCAACTTTTTCACTTCCGACTACAAAATCTGTTAAGGTGTTGGGGTTGAGCGGCCCTGTGTTGGGGCGCAGAGCACTGTAATTTAGTCCACTAGGACTACCCACAGATAATTGTCACTTAACAACAGTTGCAATCTTAAAAACACTTCGGTGTATGTGTAAATTGTAAGTGGTTTGATCATGGATGTGTTTCTGAGTGATTTTTACTCTTCTTTCACTCTAAAATGATATGCTATTTTAATTATTCCTCCTATGGGTGATGTTTATAAAAGAGTACAACTACTATGTGAGACAGCAGCCTACCAGTGTGTGTATCATGTTTCATAACCAGGGTTTTTCTGGTCAGAAATAAGCTACACAGGTTGCCTATCTGATCATTTTAATAGCAAGGTCCAAACAATGTGCCTGCCTTAagtggaaataaataattatttgtgtatttttgtattttcttgtttttattgaatataagtTCAATATAAATTCCACAAATTCTtatttttcagaaaagttgTAAATGATGGGTGCTAACAATGTCATCTGAGGCttttaatcaaatgtttattttttatttaagtgcATGTGCTAATATGAAATCCGACAGCCCTTCGACCCTCTCCACTTGCCTGTCATCAAGTAAATTCCatttacactgctcaaaaaaggggaacacgtaatcatcacagtataacaccaagtcaattaaacttcagggatatcaatctgtccagttaggaagcataagcgattttgaatcaatgtcacctgttttggtgcaaattaaagtgacaaccgGTGTACTGGAGAGGCAACGGCAAgccaacccccaaaaagggaatggttttgcaggtggtggcaaCAGACCATtgctttatccttcctgactgattcttctcgagttttgcattttgctagtgtccttgtcactactggtagcatgaagcGGTacacctgcagcccattcaggtagCACAAGgtgtccagctcctccaagatggcacatccatatgtgctgtcgcaagaaggtttgctctGCCTCCCAGTAGTCTCGAGCacggaggagataccaggagacaggccattacacaagagctggacagggctgtaaaAGGACCTGCTCATTTGTGTGAGGAACatgaggagcactgccagagccctacaaaattacctccagctggctactggtgtgcatgtttctgaccaaactgtcagaaacaaactCATGAGGGTGGCAGGagggcctgatgtcctctagtgggacctgtactCACAGCCCggcaccgtgcagcttgattggtaTTTGCCAGAGatcaccagaattggcaggtccggcATTGTGAACCTGCTCCATTCacatgagagcaggttcacactgatcACGTTACAGATGTGAAAAAGTCTGGGGATACTGTGGTGAGCGTTAAGGTGCCTGCATCAGAAAGAGTTTCATTGCCAAGTTTCACAACGAACAATGGGTTTATTCTGGCTGCCGGTGCAACAATTTTTACAAAAGGAATAAgtgtaataaaaataagaacagtggactgagaataaaatagtagactgtgcattaataaattaccaTTATATAACCAAAAAGTATATGTAAGATGCAGGATtatgtccagttgagggttgtgtatgtatgtatttgggAAAGGGTTATATAATTGTCCAGTTGAAGGTGGGGGTATTTGGGGAGcaggctatagtcagtttggttctgggggcatgttcatgaggcctactgcttatgatcctgatagacctcaggcttctgccagaggggagagcactgaatagtccatttccagggtgagagggatcagccccaatcattGCCACTTGCCTCCgtgtcctggaggtgtgtgGGTTGTATAGAGACAGCacattgcagccaatcaccctctgCAGAGTGGATGTGCTGCAGCCTTGTCTTTGGCTGTGGCTGCAGCGTATCAggcggtgatggaggaggtcaggatggactctatgatggcagtgtagaaatgctccATCATAGTTGTTGGCaggtttaactttttcagctgctGCAGGAAGTACATTCTCTGCTGTGCTTTTTTTGTAAGGTatgtgatgttcagctcccacttgaggtcctcATCTATGGTGATACCCAGAAAGCAAAAAGACTCCACAGTGTTGACCGGGGAGCCATCCAGGGCAATGGGGGGAAgggcagctgggcttctcctgaagtccactatcatctccactgtcttctGGGCATTGAGGTCCAAGTTGTtgtgactgcaccaggacaccagattgtcaatctcccacctgttGGCGGACTTGTCTCCATCACAAAATGTctgatgagggtggtgtcatccgcAAACTTGAGGAGCTTGACAGAGTAGTGACTGGAGGTGCGTCATCCAGCATGGTGGGTCAgtgtttggcagtgggtcagtgatggtctgggaggcctatccttggagggtcgcataGACCTCCAtctgctagccaacggtaccctaaCTGCTTTTAGGTACcaagatgaaatcctcagagccatcctcagaccttatgctggtgcagtgggccctgggttcctcctggtgcatgACAATGTCCagtctcatgtggccagagtttGTAGGCAGTTcttggatgatgaaggcattgatgccattgattggccgtcatgttccccagacttgaacccaattgaggacctctgggacgttatcccaatcaaatttatttataaagcccttttacaacagcagttgtcacaaagtgcttttacagaaacacctggtcttaaaccccaaggagcaaacaacagtagtgttgaatttcagtggctaggaaaaactccctaagaaggctgaattttaggaagaaacctagagaggacccaggctcagaagggtgaccagtcctcttctggctgtgccggatgaaatattaagagtccagttGGAAtagttaataaatgcatgtgggctaaatccagtctatttaaatttagacaaGGTctgaagtatgaccagatggacaaggacagggacagcaacaggccccccaaaccaggtactccgcaggtgtggaccaggacctcatgtcctcctaaagtttaaaacgagactgggaaaattcagaaaatgcattcctcatatcaacaacgatttatagtggagaaggagaacttagtggggaaggagaactgacccaatccccaaGCACagtagtatagcagcgtaagaccttggaactgagacaggagggtccggcgacactgtggccctacccgggggaggccccggacagggcccaacaggcaggaaatcaatccacccacattgccaggcatcaaccaaagggacacccaccaaccgcaaccactctgaatgagggccaagtattgccagcagagtgcagcccaattgcacaagtgcgcaacagagagacaacaacaagccagtgactcttcccccgaaaggcactggagggagggcatcccagtggcgacaagagcccacctggcaagagggcaagggtggacagtatcaagccttctggtcaccttcacgcccccaggccaggctacacctaatcataaaccgtgctgtagagatgagtttttagtagacacttgaaagtttgcactgagtttgcatttctaaccttaattggcagatcattccacagtagtgcagctctatgagaaaaggccctgcctgcggaaattctaggtacaattaaaaggcctgcagcttgcgatcataggttacgtgtaggtatgtatggctggatcatttcagcaaggtaagtaggagcaagtccatgtattgatttattggttaacaataaaaccttaaaatcagacctaaccctaacagacagcctgtgtaaggacgctagtacaggagtaatgtgttccattttaatttttttctagttaggattctagcagccgtttgcagcactaattgaagtttatttattgatttgtcagggtaaccagaaagaagagcattgaagtaatctagtctagaagtaacgaaagcatggattagtttttctgcatcagtttttgatagaaagtttcagatttttgcaatgtttgagacatattttatgtgttcatcaaaggagaggtcagggtcaagtgtaacgccaaggtttcttacagttttttggggtaCGACcgtgcagccgtcgaggttcacagtgagatctgctaacaacgctctttgtttcttgggtccagaAACgatcatttctgtttttctaccgaattttggggcttctccatgcttcattgaaatatataactgtgtgtcatcagcataacagtgaaaatgtacattgtgatttcggattacatcgtccagaggcagcatatgtatcagtgcatccaatgccgccaagtagcaccacagactgtccaggaggtCACTGATGCCAtaatccaggtctgggaggagatcccccaggacaccatccaccgtcttgTCAAGAGCATGTCtagacgttgttgggagtgcatacaggcacgtg
The nucleotide sequence above comes from Esox lucius isolate fEsoLuc1 chromosome 8, fEsoLuc1.pri, whole genome shotgun sequence. Encoded proteins:
- the LOC105030687 gene encoding torsin-1A-interacting protein 2-like isoform X1, with the translated sequence MYVNVTSGNGVESAQQFSGPDTEPGHNLSPAASPAETSKEHEDCHYYSEKKAEAEFTFVVTELPVSGQDAADGETEPLVAVKKVPVSQVCEIHSGDKSEQPCTALTDVEPTNTDNDGEVGEVERERELSYGATEVPFSEPHAGEMDSGDKPEQPCTVLTNVQPVKAHDDSEIGEVEGVTKPSVAVTEVPVSEPDAEMALNNMFNSIHIGISERFLTTGKSTLLILGSTFLVVLLAVWYSPVSPPEDKVLNRTEIFLREMEKVKEKFPGQRSELWRRTRIHLERHLQTAQPTEPVSLMLTAGRRGERTLHCLANRLGFAFASALNASVLHINGTSKAGQDSDLVKLDIDGQLREAFEGDQLVAVIHHFEVLPPSSTIIFYRYCDHENSAYKEVLIIFTVMLAGEEDLSASLKLSAVEEMVDDHLQDVFVSSGQPAAYDMMDRDKYSGLWSRISHLVLPVAAEKSIEKGVCV
- the LOC105030687 gene encoding torsin-1A-interacting protein 2-like isoform X5: MSRREMESKAPNNFQDQADTEPGHNLSPAASPAETSKEHEDCHYYSEKKAEAEFTFVVTELPVSGQDAADGETEPLVAVKKVPVSQVCEIHSGDKSEQPCTALTDVEPTNTDNDGEVGEVERERELSYGATEVPFSEPHAGEMDSGDKPEQPCTVLTNVQPVKAHDDSEIGEVEGVTKPSVAVTEVPVSEPDAEMALNNMFNSIHIGISERFLTTGKSTLLILGSTFLVVLLAVWYSPVSPPEDKVLNRTEIFLREMEKVKEKFPGQRSELWRRTRIHLERHLQTAQPTEPVSLMLTAGRRGERTLHCLANRLGFAFASALNASVLHINGTSKAGQDSDLVKLDIDGQLREAFEGDQLVAVIHHFEVLPPSSTIIFYRYCDHENSAYKEVLIIFTVMLAGEEDLSASLKLSAVEEMVDDHLQDVFVSSGQPAAYDMMDRDKYSGLWSRISHLVLPVAAEKSIEKGVCV
- the LOC105030687 gene encoding torsin-1A-interacting protein 2-like isoform X8, which produces MYVNVTSGNGVESAQQFSGPDTEPGHNLSPAASPAETSKEHEDCHYYSEKKAEAEFTFVVTELPVSGQDAADGETEPLVAVKKVPVSQVCEIHSGDKSEQPCTALTDVEPTNTDNDVERERELSYGATEVPFSEPHAGEMDSGDKPEQPCTVLTNVQPVKAHDDSEIGEVEGVTKPSVAVTEVPVSEPDAEMALNNMFNSIHIGISERFLTTGKSTLLILGSTFLVVLLAVWYSPVSPPEDKVLNRTEIFLREMEKVKEKFPGQRSELWRRTRIHLERHLQTAQPTEPVSLMLTAGRRGERTLHCLANRLGFAFASALNASVLHINGTSKAGQDSDLVKLDIDGQLREAFEGDQLVAVIHHFEVLPPSSTIIFYRYCDHENSAYKEVLIIFTVMLAGEEDLSASLKLSAVEEMVDDHLQDVFVSSGQPAAYDMMDRDKYSGLWSRISHLVLPVAAEKSIEKGVCV
- the LOC105030687 gene encoding torsin-1A-interacting protein 2-like isoform X4 encodes the protein MYVNVTSGNGVESAQQFSGPDTEPGHNLSPAASPAETSKEHEDCHYYSEKKAEAEFTFVVTELPVSGQDAADGETEPLVAVKKVPVSQVCEIHSGDKSEQPCTALTDVEPTNTDNDGEVGEVERERELSYGATEVPFSEPHAGEMDSGDKPEQPCTVLTNVQPVKAHDDSEIGEEGVTKPSVAVTEVPVSEPDAEMALNNMFNSIHIGISERFLTTGKSTLLILGSTFLVVLLAVWYSPVSPPEDKVLNRTEIFLREMEKVKEKFPGQRSELWRRTRIHLERHLQTAQPTEPVSLMLTAGRRGERTLHCLANRLGFAFASALNASVLHINGTSKAGQDSDLVKLDIDGQLREAFEGDQLVAVIHHFEVLPPSSTIIFYRYCDHENSAYKEVLIIFTVMLAGEEDLSASLKLSAVEEMVDDHLQDVFVSSGQPAAYDMMDRDKYSGLWSRISHLVLPVAAEKSIEKGVCV
- the LOC105030687 gene encoding torsin-1A-interacting protein 2-like isoform X3, producing MYVNVTSGNGVESAQQFSGPDTEPGHNLSPAASPAETSKEHEDCHYYSEKKAEAEFTFVVTELPVSGQDADGETEPLVAVKKVPVSQVCEIHSGDKSEQPCTALTDVEPTNTDNDGEVGEVERERELSYGATEVPFSEPHAGEMDSGDKPEQPCTVLTNVQPVKAHDDSEIGEVEGVTKPSVAVTEVPVSEPDAEMALNNMFNSIHIGISERFLTTGKSTLLILGSTFLVVLLAVWYSPVSPPEDKVLNRTEIFLREMEKVKEKFPGQRSELWRRTRIHLERHLQTAQPTEPVSLMLTAGRRGERTLHCLANRLGFAFASALNASVLHINGTSKAGQDSDLVKLDIDGQLREAFEGDQLVAVIHHFEVLPPSSTIIFYRYCDHENSAYKEVLIIFTVMLAGEEDLSASLKLSAVEEMVDDHLQDVFVSSGQPAAYDMMDRDKYSGLWSRISHLVLPVAAEKSIEKGVCV
- the LOC105030687 gene encoding torsin-1A-interacting protein 2-like isoform X7, encoding MYVNVTSGNGVESAQQFSGPDTEPGHNLSPAASPAETSKEHEDCHYYKKAEAEFTFVVTELPVSGQDADGETEPLVAVKKVPVSQVCEIHSGDKSEQPCTALTDVEPTNTDNDGEVGEVERERELSYGATEVPFSEPHAGEMDSGDKPEQPCTVLTNVQPVKAHDDSEIGEVEGVTKPSVAVTEVPVSEPDAEMALNNMFNSIHIGISERFLTTGKSTLLILGSTFLVVLLAVWYSPVSPPEDKVLNRTEIFLREMEKVKEKFPGQRSELWRRTRIHLERHLQTAQPTEPVSLMLTAGRRGERTLHCLANRLGFAFASALNASVLHINGTSKAGQDSDLVKLDIDGQLREAFEGDQLVAVIHHFEVLPPSSTIIFYRYCDHENSAYKEVLIIFTVMLAGEEDLSASLKLSAVEEMVDDHLQDVFVSSGQPAAYDMMDRDKYSGLWSRISHLVLPVAAEKSIEKGVCV
- the LOC105030687 gene encoding torsin-1A-interacting protein 2-like isoform X2, encoding MYVNVTSGNGVESAQQFSGPDTEPGHNLSPAASPAETSKEHEDCHYYSEKKAEAEFTFVVTELPVSGQDAADGETEPLVAVKKVPVSQVCEIHSGDKSEQPCTALTDVEPTNTDNDGEVGEERERELSYGATEVPFSEPHAGEMDSGDKPEQPCTVLTNVQPVKAHDDSEIGEVEGVTKPSVAVTEVPVSEPDAEMALNNMFNSIHIGISERFLTTGKSTLLILGSTFLVVLLAVWYSPVSPPEDKVLNRTEIFLREMEKVKEKFPGQRSELWRRTRIHLERHLQTAQPTEPVSLMLTAGRRGERTLHCLANRLGFAFASALNASVLHINGTSKAGQDSDLVKLDIDGQLREAFEGDQLVAVIHHFEVLPPSSTIIFYRYCDHENSAYKEVLIIFTVMLAGEEDLSASLKLSAVEEMVDDHLQDVFVSSGQPAAYDMMDRDKYSGLWSRISHLVLPVAAEKSIEKGVCV
- the LOC105030687 gene encoding torsin-1A-interacting protein 2-like isoform X9, which encodes MYVNVTSGNGVESAQQFSGPDTEPGHNLSPAASPAETSKEHEDCHYYSEKKAEAEFTFVVTELPVSGQDAADGETEPLVAVKKVPVSQVCEIHSGDKSEQPCTALTDVEPTNTDNDERERELSYGATEVPFSEPHAGEMDSGDKPEQPCTVLTNVQPVKAHDDSEIGEVEGVTKPSVAVTEVPVSEPDAEMALNNMFNSIHIGISERFLTTGKSTLLILGSTFLVVLLAVWYSPVSPPEDKVLNRTEIFLREMEKVKEKFPGQRSELWRRTRIHLERHLQTAQPTEPVSLMLTAGRRGERTLHCLANRLGFAFASALNASVLHINGTSKAGQDSDLVKLDIDGQLREAFEGDQLVAVIHHFEVLPPSSTIIFYRYCDHENSAYKEVLIIFTVMLAGEEDLSASLKLSAVEEMVDDHLQDVFVSSGQPAAYDMMDRDKYSGLWSRISHLVLPVAAEKSIEKGVCV
- the LOC105030687 gene encoding torsin-1A-interacting protein 2-like isoform X6 translates to MYVNVTSGNGVESAQQFSGPDTEPGHNLSPAASPAETSKEHEDCHYYKKAEAEFTFVVTELPVSGQDAADGETEPLVAVKKVPVSQVCEIHSGDKSEQPCTALTDVEPTNTDNDGEVGEVERERELSYGATEVPFSEPHAGEMDSGDKPEQPCTVLTNVQPVKAHDDSEIGEVEGVTKPSVAVTEVPVSEPDAEMALNNMFNSIHIGISERFLTTGKSTLLILGSTFLVVLLAVWYSPVSPPEDKVLNRTEIFLREMEKVKEKFPGQRSELWRRTRIHLERHLQTAQPTEPVSLMLTAGRRGERTLHCLANRLGFAFASALNASVLHINGTSKAGQDSDLVKLDIDGQLREAFEGDQLVAVIHHFEVLPPSSTIIFYRYCDHENSAYKEVLIIFTVMLAGEEDLSASLKLSAVEEMVDDHLQDVFVSSGQPAAYDMMDRDKYSGLWSRISHLVLPVAAEKSIEKGVCV